The stretch of DNA CCAGGGCGCTCGATCACACCACCCGCAGCCACGGCATCACGATCAGCAGCAGGCCCGCAAAATAGATCACGCCGAAAATCAGGCCGAACTTCCAGAAATCGCCCTTCCCGATATAGCCGCTGCCGTAATACATCGGCGCCGGTCCCGTCGCATAGGGCGAGATCACGCCCATCAGGCCGAGCGAATAGACGCAGAGCAGCGTCAGCGTCGGCATCGACAGTCCGGGAATGCTGCTGCCGACCGCCAGCACCACCGGCAACACCGCCGCCGCATGCGAGGTGATGCTGGAAAAGAAATAGTGGACCCAGAAGAAGAACGAGACGAGCAGGATCATCCCGACCGTCGGACCGAGGCCAGCCAGCTCCTTGGCGTAGCCTTCCGCCACCCATTTGATGAAGCCGATTTCGTTCAGGCCCGATGACAGCGTCAACAGCGAGGTGAAATAGAAGAACACTTCCCACGCGCTCTTTTCGCGAACGATGTCCTCGAACTCAATCACTCCGGTCAACAGCATCAGCGAGATCACGACAAAGACCACCATGGTCGCGTTGATGAAGTTCGACCCTACTAGCGGCAGGCTGATGGTGGGATTGGAACCGCAGATCCACAGGAACATCGCCAGCAGCACCAGCGCAGCCATGATCCATTCGTTGCGCGACAGCGGCCCCATCGTCTTGAGCTCGTTCGAACTCCATTCGACGATTTCGGGGCTTTCCTTCACCTCCGGCCGGCAGATCATGTAACTCAACAGCGGCACCAGGATCAGAAGCAGGATACCGAGCGGCGCAAAGCCGATGAACCATTGCGACCAGCCGACGTCGACGCCTGCGATCTTCCTGGCGATGGAGAGCGCGGCCGCATTCGGCGCCAGCGCGGTCAGGAACAGCGAGCTCGTCACCGCGGTGGTCGCAAACGCCGTCCACATCACATAGGTGCCGATCCTGCCCGCCGTCGGCCCCGGTTCGGAGCCGTAGATGCGCGGGATGTTGCTGACGATCGGATAGATGGTGCCGCCGCTACGTGCGGTGTTGGACGGCGTCGCCGGCGCCAGCACGAGGTCGGAGAAGGCGACCGCATAGCCGAGCCCGATGGTTCGGCGGCCGAGACTATGCACCAGCAGAAGCGCGAGCCGGCGGCCGAGCCCGCTCTTGCGGTAGCCGATCGAGAACACGAAGGCGCCGACGATCAGCCACACCGTGCTTTCGGAAAAGCCGCCCAGCATCCAGCGCAGCGCCTTGTTGGGGTCGTGCTCGACATATCCCGAGATCCCCGCGAACGTCAGACCGATCACGCCGACGGCGCCCACCGGCATCGATTCCAGGATGAGTGCGGCGATCACGGCCGCAAAGATCGCAAAATAATGCCACTGATTGGCGTTGAGGCCGGCTGGAACCGGCACGAGATAGAGCGCCAGCCAGATCAATAGCGGTACAACGGTCTTCCAGGTGATTTTCACGCGTCCCTCTTTTCCTCCCGGCGCTCTCCGGCCGTCCGGGACGCACCGTCTTTTTTTTACGTACGTAGCATAGGCCCTCGGCCTCCTGCTATCCTCCCACGCATGACATCGCGCGAGTCAGCCGTTTCCGAAATCACCCCCGAAGTGCTGCTGCGGGCCTATGCCTGCGGCATCTTCCCGATGGCCGAGAGCGCCGGCGACCCGACGCTGTTCTGGGTCGAGCCGGAAATGCGC from Bradyrhizobium sp. AZCC 1693 encodes:
- a CDS encoding DASS family sodium-coupled anion symporter, producing MKITWKTVVPLLIWLALYLVPVPAGLNANQWHYFAIFAAVIAALILESMPVGAVGVIGLTFAGISGYVEHDPNKALRWMLGGFSESTVWLIVGAFVFSIGYRKSGLGRRLALLLVHSLGRRTIGLGYAVAFSDLVLAPATPSNTARSGGTIYPIVSNIPRIYGSEPGPTAGRIGTYVMWTAFATTAVTSSLFLTALAPNAAALSIARKIAGVDVGWSQWFIGFAPLGILLLILVPLLSYMICRPEVKESPEIVEWSSNELKTMGPLSRNEWIMAALVLLAMFLWICGSNPTISLPLVGSNFINATMVVFVVISLMLLTGVIEFEDIVREKSAWEVFFYFTSLLTLSSGLNEIGFIKWVAEGYAKELAGLGPTVGMILLVSFFFWVHYFFSSITSHAAAVLPVVLAVGSSIPGLSMPTLTLLCVYSLGLMGVISPYATGPAPMYYGSGYIGKGDFWKFGLIFGVIYFAGLLLIVMPWLRVV